A window of the Hordeum vulgare subsp. vulgare chromosome 5H, MorexV3_pseudomolecules_assembly, whole genome shotgun sequence genome harbors these coding sequences:
- the LOC123397114 gene encoding manganese-dependent ADP-ribose/CDP-alcohol diphosphatase: MGRGRWRRLRQAWPAGGGRSRWQAEGCCGSGGRLGRSREARPKAPSSEALGGSSPARSRASATGGWRRGCMQVPGEDGARRHRRGARRPSGKTTDGGTRSRGHGSEAAERGRSGGGTLGSGGAQRGTQAAERSRRRPDLAATALGSGAPDRGWQRSCCLGRRSSGCGAERRWLHARGGGQMGSAGPGGPTPTRCPTVSASPFPSPAEVRRTEASVKIQTPPPPGGSLLIYSTVRSRSYQPSAREIPPESSQPARGSRCLPRRPCGCAGSSKGAPRFCSRFYFCLPCKQRFRRTGHAEVLVMATANGLVHASAKKPLFTFGVIADVQYADIPDGRSFLGVPRYYRHSISVLQRAVSTWNKQGNIKFSINFGDTIDGFCPKDKSVWAMQKVLDEFEKFDGPTYHMFGNHCLYNLPRSKLVALLKMPTGSDRAYYDFSPCPEYRFVVLDAYDFSALGWPQDHPVTAAAMKLLDEKNPNTDKNSPDGLVDVDRRFVKFNGAVGKEQLSWLNDVLQDASDRRQNVVLCSHLPMDPGAVYPAALMWNYDEVMAIVRRYNCVRACFAGHDHKGGYSVDSHGVHHRTLEAALECPPGTSAFGHIEAYPDKLLLVGSDGMADTEMCFRSSDRAAL; this comes from the exons ATGGGCCGGGGTCGGTGGAGAAGGCTAAGGCAGGCTTGGCCTGCTGGAGGAGGCCGGTCGCGATGGCAGGCCGAGGGGTGCTGCGGCTCGGGAGGCCGACTGGGCCGGTCCAGGGAGGcgcggcccaaggcgcctagcagCGAAGCGCTTGGGGGTTCGTCTCCAGCTCGCTCGCGAGCGTCTGCaaccggcggctggcggcggggctGCATGCAGGTCCCTGGCGAGGACGGAGCGAGGAGACACCGGCGAGGGGCGCGGCGGCCCTCTGGGAAGACGACGGATGGCGGCACGAGGAGCAGGGGGCACGGATCCGAGGCGGCGGAGCGCGGGAGATCGGGCGGCGGGACTCTGGGATCCGGCGGGGCGCAGCGCGGGACCCAGGCGGCGGAGCGCTCGAGGCGGCGGCCCGATCTGGCGGCGACGGCGCTCGGGAGCGGGGCTCCGGATCGGGGCTGGCAGCGAAGCTGCTGCCtcgggaggaggagctcgggctgCGGGGCTGAACGGCGGTGGCTGCATGCCCGGGGCGGCGgccagatgggctcggcgggcc CCGGTGGTCCGACTCCGACTCGTTGCCCCACCGTCTCCGCCTCTCCCTTCCCTTCCCCAGCCGAAGTGCGGAGGACAGAGGCTTCCGTCAAGATCCAAACTCCTCCCCCTCCCGGCGGCTCGCTGCTTATATACTCCACCGTCCGATCCAGGAGCTACCAACCCAGCGCGCGTGAGATCCCGCCGGAGTCCTCCCAGCCCGCTCGCGGCAGCCGCTGCCTACCTCGCCGCCCCTGTGGCTGCGCCG GTTCTAGCAAAGGGGCACCGCGTTTCTGTTCCAGATTCTACTTTTGCCTTCCCTGCAAACAGAGGTTTCGAAGGACAGGTCACGCTGAGGTTCTTGTGATGGCTACCGCAAACGGACTAGTCCATGCATCTGCCAAGAAGCCCTTGTTCACATTTGGCGTCATTGCTGATGTGCAGTACGCCGATATCCCAGACGGCCGCTCGTTTCTTGGCGTTCCACGCTACTACCGGCACAGCATCAGCGTCCTTCAAAGAGCTGTCAGCACATGGAACAAGCAAGGCAATATCAAGTTCTCGATCAACTTTGGCGACACCATCGATGGGTTCTGCCCAAAGGATAAGTCGGTGTGGGCGATGCAGAAGGTCCTCGACGAGTTTGAGAAGTTTGACGGCCCGACCTACCACATGTTCGGCAACCATTGCCTCTACAACCTTCCTCGGAGCAAGCTGGTGGCTTTGTTGAAGATGCCGACGGGTTCTGATCGTGCGTATTATGACTTCTCACCATGTCCTGAGTACAGATTTGTTGTTCTGGATGCTTATGATTTCAGCGCGCTTGGCTGGCCTCAGGATCATcctgtgacagcagcagcaatgaAGCTCCTCGATGAAAAGAACCCAAACACCGACAAGAACAGCCCTGACGGTCTGGTTGATGTCGACAGGCGGTTTGTGAAGTTCAATGGTGCGGTTGGCAAGGAGCAGCTGTCCTGGCTCAATGATGTCCTCCAGGATGCATCGGACCGCCGGCAGAATGTCGTCCTATGCAGTCATCTCCCGATGGACCCTGGCGCAGTGTACCCAGCAGCTCTTATGTGGAACTATGATGAGGTGATGGCTATTGTTCGACGGTACAACTGTGTTAGGGCCTGCTTTGCCGGGCATGACCACAAGGGTGGCTACTCAGTGGACTCCCATGGCGTGCACCATCGCACGCTCGAGGCCGCGCTTGAGTGTCCTCCTGGCACCAGTGCATTCGGGCATATCGAAGCCTATCCTGACAAGCTGTTGCTTGTAGGCTCTGATGGAATGGCTGATACTGAAATGTGTTTTCGGTCCTCAGATCGAGCTGCGCTGTAG